The window CAGTCTCCCGCAGACCCCGCACTGGCCAGcccgcgcgcgtcgcccgcggCACGCTCGCCCACGCTCCGCTCGGCCTGCTTCGCTTCTCCGCCCAGCTCGCGTTCTGCACGCGCGCCCCCGACTGCAGGGCGGGCCCGCATGTCAGCCCACGCCAGCCTCTCGTCGCGCGCGTCACCGCTGTCTCCGATCTGTGTCTGACCCGTcgggcccacatgtcggcgccgctcctcccgcaGCTGCGCCCGCTTCCCTCTCCCTGCCAAGCTGGCCCCGCCCGTCAGGCCGTCGCCTCCCTCACGCAGCGCGTCCCCCTCTGCTCGCCCGGGCCCGCGTGTCGGATCCATCCCTTCCTTCCTTCTCGCGCACATCCGCCCGAGCTCACCGCCGCGAATCTCGCCATGCCTGCAACGGCACGGACGCCCAAATCTGCGGCTGAGTTTCTTAAATGGCACCCCCACAGCCCCTGCGCCACACCTTCCATCCCAGCGCCGCCTGAGGCCGAGATCCAGCCGCGCCCacctagcgccgccgcgcagagccacTACGTCGCCGCGGCCGCATTGCTCTGCTGCTCCCCAGCCCCACCGGAGTAGCACAGCGGCCTCGCCTCGACGCCAGGAGCACCCCGCGCCGATCCAAGGAGTCTAGGAGCCCGGAGCGACCCCGATTCGGCCTTCCTCCGCGAGCTACGTCACATcccaccgccggacttcgccgACGACCTCCATACTCCGCAACTCCGGCCACCACAACCCCACGGTGAGCATCACCCCAACCCCCCTGATCTTTTGTGCTAGATGCCGTAGGCCATAGCGCCCTCTAGGTGCTAGCGTGTGGCACGCCGGCGACCCAGGGCTGCCCTGCACCGCCGCAGGCCACGACCCAGCCCCTATCCGCCGCCCAGTTTGCCCAGAAAGGTTCTCCATCGCGCGTACTCGCTCCCAGGCCAAACCCCGCCCAGAGCCGCACCCGGAGTGGCGAGAACGCGCAGCCCCGGTGAGCCCCGCCGAGCAGACCCGCCGCAGTAGCTACGCTCGCCGTTGCAGTC is drawn from Panicum virgatum strain AP13 chromosome 1N, P.virgatum_v5, whole genome shotgun sequence and contains these coding sequences:
- the LOC120653516 gene encoding circumsporozoite protein-like, encoding MDPTRGPGRAEGDALREGGDGLTGGASLAGRGKRAQLREERRRHVGPTGQTQIGDSGDARDERLAWADMRARPAVGGARAERELGGEAKQAERSVGERAAGDARGLASAGSAGDWCTGLGQTCELRVAQERALGFGAWGTAGLRRESAPAGPGAEKRRAVWAAGGGGKARETGRVEEREWLGPRGE